From one Pontibacillus sp. HMF3514 genomic stretch:
- a CDS encoding Crp/Fnr family transcriptional regulator gives MTERIQVLKQVPLFAELNEEDLIALQDITLKHTYHKKEYVFMEGEEREAVFFIHSGTIKTFKVDPEGKEQIINFLQAGDMFPHVGFFEETPYPATSEVMSEAVLFMIRIDDFNQFMLNHPEIAMKVMKILGQKISVLTQRIQEMNSQNVQHRVVYALIRLGQESGQLDKEEIYIDMPITNQDVANIVGSSRETINRVLNHLKKLDLIQVSRKGIYIKDINQLKEHVR, from the coding sequence ATGACAGAAAGGATTCAGGTATTAAAACAAGTCCCGTTATTTGCAGAATTAAATGAAGAGGACTTAATTGCATTACAAGATATCACGTTAAAACATACATATCATAAGAAAGAATACGTTTTTATGGAAGGGGAAGAACGAGAGGCTGTTTTCTTTATCCATTCAGGTACCATAAAAACCTTTAAAGTTGACCCCGAAGGTAAAGAACAAATCATTAATTTTCTTCAGGCAGGGGATATGTTTCCCCATGTAGGATTTTTTGAGGAAACACCCTACCCAGCAACATCTGAAGTGATGTCTGAAGCGGTATTATTTATGATACGCATAGATGATTTTAATCAATTCATGTTAAATCATCCTGAAATCGCTATGAAAGTGATGAAGATATTAGGCCAGAAAATCTCTGTTTTAACACAACGAATTCAAGAGATGAACTCACAAAATGTGCAACATCGTGTAGTCTATGCATTAATTCGTTTAGGGCAAGAATCAGGACAATTAGATAAAGAAGAGATCTATATTGATATGCCGATCACGAATCAGGATGTTGCTAACATCGTTGGTTCTTCAAGAGAAACAATCAATCGAGTACTAAATCATTTAAAAAAGCTAGACCTAATTCAAGTCAGTCGGAAAGGGATTTATATAAAAGATATAAACCAACTGAAAGAACATGTACGTTAA
- a CDS encoding PRK06851 family protein → MTGRIRNYYAGGNTAKGFYSLFDSALEGLERLYILKGGPGTGKSTLMKSIGETFADKGVNIEYLHCASDNGSVDGVILTDYKIGVVDGTAPHIIEPKAPGVIEEYINLGVAWESEKLSLHKDDILDLNKKISDTYETAYDMFAASLSAHDEIEDVYISNMDFAKANQLTEQLTERIFGHKQLEKEPSIRHRFLGAATPNGAVDFIQNLTEDIDKRFFIKGRAGSGKSTMLKKIAAAGESKGFDVEVYHCGFDPNSLDMLIIREQSIAIFDSTAPHEYFPERDNDEIVDMYERCITPGTDETYAKEIERTTKAYKDKMEEAISYLSEVKSLRDELESYYIGAVDFSIVNEIRDDLIDKIQNWVAR, encoded by the coding sequence ATGACTGGAAGAATACGTAACTATTATGCAGGTGGTAATACAGCTAAAGGTTTCTATAGTCTTTTTGACTCCGCTCTAGAAGGGTTAGAAAGGTTGTATATACTTAAAGGTGGGCCAGGTACAGGGAAGTCGACATTAATGAAATCAATTGGAGAAACGTTTGCAGATAAAGGCGTGAATATCGAATATCTTCATTGCGCTTCAGATAATGGATCGGTTGATGGAGTGATACTAACCGATTATAAAATTGGGGTTGTAGATGGTACTGCACCACATATTATTGAACCTAAGGCCCCTGGTGTCATTGAAGAGTATATAAATCTTGGAGTTGCCTGGGAGTCTGAAAAGCTTTCCTTACACAAAGATGATATTTTGGATTTGAATAAAAAAATTTCAGATACGTATGAAACAGCTTATGACATGTTTGCCGCTTCTCTAAGTGCACATGATGAAATCGAGGATGTTTATATTTCGAACATGGATTTTGCAAAAGCAAATCAATTAACAGAACAACTTACAGAACGCATTTTCGGTCATAAACAATTGGAGAAAGAACCTTCCATTCGTCATCGCTTTCTTGGTGCAGCCACACCAAATGGTGCCGTAGATTTTATTCAAAACTTAACAGAAGACATAGACAAACGGTTTTTCATTAAAGGTCGTGCAGGCTCTGGAAAGTCAACTATGCTTAAGAAAATTGCTGCTGCAGGAGAGAGCAAGGGTTTTGATGTTGAGGTGTATCATTGTGGGTTTGATCCTAATAGCTTGGATATGTTGATTATTCGTGAACAGAGCATAGCTATATTTGATTCAACAGCGCCTCATGAGTACTTTCCTGAACGGGATAATGATGAGATCGTGGATATGTATGAGCGGTGCATAACACCTGGCACAGATGAAACGTATGCAAAAGAAATTGAGAGAACAACCAAAGCATACAAAGATAAAATGGAAGAAGCTATCTCTTATTTATCAGAGGTTAAATCCTTAAGAGATGAACTTGAATCCTACTACATTGGTGCTGTCGATTTTTCAATAGTTAATGAAATACGGGATGATTTGATTGACAAAATACAAAATTGGGTTGCTCGATAA
- a CDS encoding zinc-binding dehydrogenase, translating into MKAIIHKGKVGLEGLRFGEIDEPVVDSKGVKVKLKAVGMNRRDLAVTSRHKTDDPDLILGSDGAGIIEEVGSEVTRFKVGDEVVINPGLGWKEKSDAPPKGFEIVGLPDHGTFAEYYVSSEDYIEKKPQFLSWEEAAVLPLAALTAYRVLFSRARITKEDTVMLPGIGSGVLTFALKFAKAIGSRVIVSSRSKEKQREALQLGADLAIDTESNWNEELAGESIDVLVESVGQATFDKSLGIIRRGGTIVTFGATTDDKVEIDIRKFFYGQYNLLGSTMGSREEFQDMLHFVEENKITPEIDKMFPMSDYEEAFSYIRDSKNFGKIGFKISY; encoded by the coding sequence ATGAAAGCAATTATACATAAAGGAAAAGTTGGTTTAGAGGGTTTACGTTTTGGAGAAATCGATGAACCTGTTGTGGATTCTAAAGGTGTGAAGGTTAAATTAAAAGCTGTTGGAATGAATCGACGTGACCTTGCTGTTACATCAAGACATAAAACGGATGATCCTGATTTGATCTTGGGTTCAGATGGAGCAGGAATTATCGAAGAAGTCGGAAGTGAAGTAACCCGTTTTAAAGTAGGAGACGAAGTGGTCATCAATCCAGGGTTAGGCTGGAAAGAAAAGAGTGACGCTCCTCCTAAAGGGTTTGAAATTGTGGGGTTACCTGATCATGGTACATTTGCAGAGTACTACGTCTCATCTGAGGATTACATCGAGAAAAAACCACAATTTCTCTCATGGGAAGAAGCGGCAGTACTTCCTTTAGCTGCTCTTACTGCCTATCGTGTCTTATTCTCTCGTGCCAGAATAACAAAAGAGGATACAGTGATGTTACCTGGTATAGGAAGTGGCGTGTTAACCTTTGCTCTTAAGTTTGCCAAAGCAATAGGCTCCAGAGTGATCGTCTCTTCTCGTAGTAAAGAAAAACAACGAGAAGCTTTACAGTTAGGTGCAGATTTAGCTATTGATACAGAGTCTAACTGGAATGAAGAGCTTGCAGGTGAGTCAATTGATGTCCTTGTAGAAAGTGTTGGACAAGCTACGTTCGATAAATCATTAGGCATTATTCGAAGAGGTGGAACGATTGTTACATTTGGTGCTACCACAGATGATAAAGTGGAGATCGATATACGTAAGTTCTTCTATGGTCAATATAATTTATTAGGATCAACTATGGGGAGCCGAGAAGAGTTTCAAGACATGCTTCACTTTGTTGAGGAGAACAAGATTACACCTGAAATAGATAAAATGTTCCCTATGTCTGACTATGAAGAAGCATTCAGCTATATTCGCGACTCTAAAAACTTCGGTAAGATTGGGTTTAAAATTTCTTACTAA
- a CDS encoding ferritin-like domain-containing protein, producing MYYPYYYQPKDRQNQQLIRNIEQAINGEYSAIQCYKVLIDQADSKADKEHIREIRKDERNHFHQFTQIYMNLTGRQPTPKQIEECPKTYRRGLEVAFKDEQKTADFYLDIADQATEPYIQSTFRRAAADEQNHAVWFLYFLTRNR from the coding sequence GTGTATTATCCATACTATTATCAACCAAAGGATCGTCAAAATCAGCAACTAATACGAAACATTGAACAGGCTATAAATGGAGAATATAGCGCAATTCAATGTTATAAAGTTTTAATTGATCAGGCAGATTCTAAAGCGGATAAAGAGCATATAAGGGAAATTCGCAAAGATGAAAGAAACCATTTTCATCAATTCACGCAAATTTATATGAATTTAACTGGTCGCCAACCCACTCCTAAGCAAATTGAAGAGTGTCCGAAGACATATCGGAGAGGACTGGAAGTAGCCTTTAAGGATGAACAAAAAACTGCCGATTTTTATCTGGATATTGCAGATCAAGCAACAGAACCCTATATCCAATCAACATTTCGACGAGCAGCTGCAGATGAACAGAACCATGCAGTCTGGTTTTTATATTTTTTAACACGTAATCGTTAA
- a CDS encoding DUF3900 domain-containing protein gives MEFRMNYVSFYVIQVDGKGDDLHKQYKHFQTMDYEEYSDSALKEFLDGELKKIVNRKVERHPRSEQVPTKLGHFIVEPGHELDSNPNYNVFRRAQVAQSKEEFYQVSEMFVDAYVDASAIRGGAFLVISATLEKYFDEPFIFLLKCDFEPKVASISDESTLIRSVEMAITTKNMKSIQYPYMPEKGMLEPNELKIHQASHARYFEDFLKFVAYGESMPEIQKTQVKSMVQEHVQETFEEDSEELKQFEEDLEIWEASEKRELKERLTTEQVVEATSQMVEENPEIELNMKIGETTVKGKLADYGEDIHLAKVNGRYVLLIESDFIQFDKGVSPIEFQKPNELQDIMNHIMNKERSY, from the coding sequence ATGGAGTTTCGAATGAATTACGTTTCCTTTTACGTTATCCAAGTAGATGGAAAAGGTGACGATCTACATAAACAATATAAACACTTCCAAACGATGGACTATGAAGAGTACAGTGACAGTGCTCTTAAAGAATTTTTAGATGGTGAATTAAAGAAGATTGTAAACCGAAAAGTGGAACGTCATCCAAGGTCTGAACAGGTACCTACTAAACTGGGGCATTTCATTGTTGAACCTGGACACGAGTTGGACTCTAACCCAAATTATAATGTTTTCCGAAGAGCACAAGTTGCACAATCCAAAGAAGAATTTTATCAGGTTTCTGAAATGTTTGTTGATGCTTATGTGGATGCGAGTGCCATACGTGGTGGAGCATTTCTTGTGATTTCAGCTACATTGGAGAAGTATTTTGACGAACCCTTTATTTTCTTGCTGAAATGTGATTTTGAACCAAAAGTTGCCTCTATTTCAGATGAATCTACCTTAATCCGTTCTGTGGAAATGGCGATCACTACAAAGAATATGAAATCCATTCAATATCCGTATATGCCTGAAAAAGGGATGCTTGAGCCGAATGAGTTAAAAATCCATCAGGCTTCACATGCCCGCTACTTTGAGGATTTCTTAAAGTTCGTAGCATATGGAGAGTCCATGCCTGAGATTCAAAAAACGCAAGTGAAAAGTATGGTACAAGAGCATGTCCAGGAAACGTTTGAGGAAGATAGTGAAGAATTAAAACAATTTGAAGAAGACCTTGAAATATGGGAAGCAAGTGAAAAACGAGAGTTAAAAGAACGTCTCACTACAGAACAAGTAGTTGAAGCTACAAGCCAAATGGTAGAAGAGAATCCAGAGATTGAATTGAACATGAAAATTGGTGAAACAACCGTAAAAGGGAAACTCGCTGATTATGGTGAGGATATTCATTTAGCTAAAGTCAATGGCCGTTACGTTCTTTTAATTGAATCTGACTTTATTCAATTTGATAAAGGCGTCTCTCCAATTGAGTTTCAAAAGCCGAATGAATTACAAGACATCATGAACCACATTATGAACAAGGAGCGTTCGTATTGA
- a CDS encoding VOC family protein has protein sequence MGIAVRQMEEAVSFYTNILGGVVVDEYTSEAPGVETHITIIDIDGSRVELLRPTSKTSPIHRFIQQKGKGVHHIAYKVPELDEAISELKGEGIRFLEDTRRTNIHGRRLIYINPADTEGTIIELCDYPDQNKKDF, from the coding sequence ATGGGGATCGCTGTACGCCAAATGGAAGAAGCAGTATCATTTTATACAAACATACTAGGTGGCGTAGTTGTAGATGAATATACTAGTGAAGCACCTGGTGTTGAGACCCATATAACGATCATCGATATTGATGGTTCTAGAGTAGAATTGCTAAGACCCACTAGCAAAACATCCCCCATCCACCGCTTCATTCAACAAAAAGGAAAAGGTGTTCATCATATTGCCTATAAAGTTCCTGAACTAGATGAAGCGATCTCAGAACTTAAAGGGGAAGGTATTCGTTTCCTTGAAGATACACGGAGAACAAATATCCATGGTCGTAGATTAATCTATATAAACCCTGCTGATACAGAGGGTACAATTATAGAGTTATGTGATTATCCTGATCAAAATAAAAAAGACTTTTAA
- a CDS encoding LLM class flavin-dependent oxidoreductase, translating to MKLSVLDQSPISKGQTAEEAINQSLELARLTEQLGYHRYWVAEHHNTNGLASTSPEILISRIASETKRIRVGSGGVLLPQYSPLKVAENFKMLEALFPGRIDLGLGRSPGGSQQTRLALTDGLSKTLSAFSRQVKEIHGYLYDTLPEDHAYKGVLATPRTKNNPETWVLGITGRGAKHAAINGTGFTFGHFINPDQAEQSIKTYLNHFRPSEARREPAINACVFVVCAETKEEAETLALSQDKWLLQVEKGIDTRVPSIEEVKGQTFSSREFEKVKNNRRRAIIGTPEDVYEELKSLSDKYKTDEFFIITNIYDYEAKKKSYELLAHIANL from the coding sequence ATGAAGTTAAGTGTTTTAGATCAATCTCCCATTTCTAAAGGACAAACAGCAGAAGAAGCTATAAATCAATCCTTAGAATTAGCTCGTTTGACTGAACAGCTTGGATACCATCGTTATTGGGTAGCTGAGCATCATAATACGAATGGTCTTGCAAGTACGTCACCAGAGATATTAATTTCACGTATTGCTTCTGAAACTAAACGAATTCGAGTCGGGTCAGGAGGGGTACTTTTACCACAATATAGTCCATTAAAGGTAGCAGAAAACTTTAAAATGCTAGAGGCCTTATTTCCAGGAAGAATAGATCTAGGTCTTGGTCGTTCGCCAGGGGGTTCTCAACAAACTCGATTAGCACTCACTGATGGTCTTTCGAAGACATTAAGTGCTTTTTCAAGACAAGTAAAAGAAATACATGGGTACTTATACGACACTCTTCCAGAAGACCATGCTTACAAAGGGGTACTGGCAACACCTCGAACGAAGAATAATCCAGAAACTTGGGTTCTTGGCATAACAGGAAGAGGGGCAAAACATGCTGCTATAAACGGGACTGGTTTCACATTTGGCCATTTTATTAATCCAGACCAAGCTGAACAATCTATAAAAACCTATTTGAACCATTTTAGGCCTTCAGAAGCACGTAGAGAGCCAGCCATTAATGCCTGTGTATTTGTTGTATGTGCCGAAACGAAAGAAGAAGCGGAAACATTAGCTTTAAGTCAAGACAAGTGGCTTTTACAGGTTGAAAAGGGTATTGATACACGTGTTCCTTCAATTGAAGAAGTAAAAGGGCAGACGTTTTCATCTAGAGAGTTTGAGAAAGTGAAGAACAACAGACGACGAGCCATTATTGGTACACCTGAGGATGTTTATGAAGAACTAAAATCCTTAAGTGATAAGTATAAGACAGATGAGTTTTTCATTATTACGAACATCTATGATTATGAAGCGAAGAAGAAGTCTTATGAATTATTAGCTCATATTGCAAATTTATAA
- a CDS encoding MFS transporter, which yields MLQQTGIKRNLTPFILLVFTNLFVGSMVGLERTVLPIIGEDEFGLTSTSATLSFIITFGFSKALMNFAAGSLADRFGRKNVLIAGWIVGAFVPLLIITAPAWWVIIFSNVLLGINQGLTWSMTVNMKIDLSSSHQRGLAVGLNEFAGYVGVALFAFITGYLASVYSPRPEPFLIGFVIVLIGLILSFIVPDTSSLVSKNTSDDKKENEPFKNVFLNTSFKNRHLSSVSFAGLTTNLKDGMAWGLFPLFFINTGLSAGQISLIIAIYPATWGIFQLITGPLSDRIGRKILITSGMFIQALALIGITFGSGFGFWLVASITLGLGTAMVYPTLIASISDVASTQTRATSLGIYRFWRDSGYAIGALLAGSIADLLSVQWSIGITALFPLLASFYTLVSLRDVLKT from the coding sequence ATGTTACAACAAACAGGCATCAAACGAAACCTAACACCCTTTATATTGTTAGTCTTTACAAACTTATTTGTTGGCTCTATGGTTGGCCTTGAACGTACAGTTCTTCCCATTATTGGTGAAGATGAATTTGGTTTAACATCAACCTCAGCCACGCTCTCTTTTATTATCACTTTTGGCTTTTCTAAAGCTCTAATGAACTTTGCTGCAGGAAGTCTTGCTGATCGTTTTGGTAGAAAGAACGTTTTGATAGCAGGATGGATCGTAGGTGCATTTGTTCCATTATTAATAATTACTGCACCTGCTTGGTGGGTCATTATTTTTTCTAACGTTCTTCTCGGTATTAATCAGGGATTAACCTGGTCCATGACCGTAAATATGAAGATCGATTTATCCTCTTCCCATCAAAGAGGACTTGCAGTAGGATTAAATGAATTTGCAGGGTATGTAGGTGTTGCCCTCTTTGCATTCATAACAGGTTATTTAGCTTCCGTGTATTCACCAAGACCTGAGCCATTTTTAATTGGTTTTGTAATCGTATTAATCGGACTAATTCTTTCCTTTATTGTGCCAGATACATCATCATTAGTGAGCAAGAATACGTCAGATGATAAGAAAGAAAATGAGCCATTTAAGAATGTATTCTTAAATACGTCTTTTAAAAATCGTCACTTATCAAGTGTTAGTTTTGCAGGTTTAACAACAAACCTTAAGGACGGTATGGCTTGGGGGCTATTCCCTTTATTTTTCATAAACACTGGATTGTCAGCTGGACAGATTAGTCTAATTATTGCCATATACCCCGCAACTTGGGGAATCTTTCAGCTCATTACAGGGCCACTAAGTGATCGAATAGGACGAAAAATTCTCATTACTTCGGGTATGTTCATTCAAGCATTAGCACTTATAGGAATCACTTTTGGAAGCGGGTTTGGCTTTTGGCTAGTAGCTTCTATCACTTTAGGACTTGGAACTGCAATGGTATATCCGACTCTTATTGCTTCTATTAGTGATGTTGCATCAACTCAGACAAGAGCTACTTCTCTTGGGATTTATCGTTTTTGGCGAGATAGCGGTTATGCAATAGGTGCGCTATTGGCAGGTAGTATTGCTGACCTTTTAAGTGTACAATGGAGCATAGGAATAACAGCTTTATTTCCTTTATTGGCATCATTTTACACACTTGTTTCACTAAGAGATGTATTAAAAACGTAA
- a CDS encoding YaiI/YqxD family protein — MKVYVDADACPVKDIIIEEAQKAEIPVVLVKSFSHFSLEPDPPGVETVHVDTGADAADYRIMKLAEKGDLIVTQDYGLAALGLGKGCKVLHHKGFIFSQSNIDQLLQTRHESAKARRAGEKTKGPKPFTSDDREQFLKVFKEVLVDEN; from the coding sequence ATGAAAGTTTATGTTGATGCTGATGCCTGTCCTGTAAAAGATATCATTATAGAAGAAGCACAAAAAGCAGAAATTCCTGTTGTCCTGGTGAAGAGCTTTTCGCACTTCTCTCTTGAACCTGATCCACCTGGTGTTGAAACAGTTCATGTAGATACTGGTGCGGATGCGGCTGACTACCGTATCATGAAACTTGCTGAAAAAGGAGATCTGATCGTAACACAAGATTACGGTCTCGCAGCACTTGGTTTAGGTAAAGGCTGCAAAGTACTTCATCATAAAGGTTTCATATTTTCACAGTCCAATATCGATCAGCTTCTTCAAACTCGTCATGAAAGTGCAAAAGCCAGAAGAGCCGGAGAAAAAACAAAAGGTCCTAAACCCTTTACTTCTGATGACAGAGAGCAGTTTTTAAAAGTCTTCAAAGAGGTATTAGTTGACGAGAACTAA
- a CDS encoding YcdB/YcdC domain-containing protein, whose product MTYRIKKWGKLGVITLVPILSLSLLGQPAYAETSDSKQQQEPIHNVANPENVKFSKEQAIERVKELFPILEKGEVESVQLGQTNRYPIPKNQMVWEIDWRYAIENSSHGFSSKVDAMTGDILNVHIPSILTSDQPAYYPPKVTREEAKELAKQIIKKAAPNHTYDALLTGEMPYYTNDPLFGPIAYHFSFQPEVNGVPSPNERYHVEISGNGDLESFNVPSDSYEYPSPNTERSLSEATKRFKEDLNLQLSYITERINQEESKVYLGWKPNHEGSSEVIDAKTGEYLQANGDPLDVKQSTFKEIPEGEKVFEAVEPIKGERITAEQAANVVTNAVNIPEGKQLQRTSLREDGSWNYKKPVWHLTWMEPGAFGYENEVRAYVDAKTGQLVEVTTRSLRPGTNSIEIDEEESLTKEEITQLALSKIQSLYPNATEELKWKLNKEASLYSSHENVVSFQFQRYLNDIPVQNDRVTMTYSLDGELIHYNVQQTPQLEEKVSELQATISKGEARETYLKHLKAELQYNLFREGIGEDGTEQIDMKLVYKRTLQDVPHQYVVLDAETGKWRSLYRNNGVEQTYNQPTNLNGHWAKDELMTLAKHKILQVNDAGEINPSDTITYGKWLQMISKAIEPNYKLYMERNIDQEESINKENEFYAALMFADGREWLDEEISQIPVEKVLTREQLAESVVNILQYDKIATFMNQESKFSDITNSSNKGAIHVVQTLGIMQGNHGKFYPNASVTKAEAAVVMMRMVKLQDKLDQEIRDERY is encoded by the coding sequence ATGACATATCGTATTAAAAAATGGGGGAAGCTTGGAGTTATCACATTGGTACCTATATTGAGCTTATCCTTATTAGGACAACCAGCTTATGCAGAAACATCCGATTCAAAACAACAACAAGAGCCTATACATAATGTAGCCAATCCAGAGAACGTGAAATTTAGTAAAGAACAAGCTATTGAAAGAGTTAAAGAGTTGTTTCCAATTTTAGAAAAGGGAGAAGTTGAATCTGTACAGTTAGGACAAACGAACCGATATCCGATACCTAAAAATCAAATGGTGTGGGAAATTGACTGGAGATACGCTATTGAAAATAGTAGTCATGGCTTTTCAAGTAAAGTAGATGCTATGACAGGGGATATCCTAAACGTTCATATTCCTTCAATTCTTACAAGTGATCAACCAGCCTATTATCCTCCTAAAGTGACGAGGGAGGAAGCGAAGGAATTGGCAAAACAAATCATCAAAAAAGCCGCTCCAAATCATACGTATGATGCACTTCTAACTGGCGAAATGCCTTATTATACAAATGATCCTTTGTTCGGCCCGATTGCCTATCATTTTAGTTTTCAACCAGAGGTTAACGGAGTGCCATCTCCAAATGAGCGTTATCATGTTGAAATTTCAGGTAATGGAGATTTAGAAAGTTTCAATGTACCATCTGATTCTTATGAATATCCTTCTCCTAATACGGAACGATCTTTATCTGAAGCTACCAAACGATTTAAAGAAGATTTAAATCTTCAATTAAGTTATATAACGGAGCGTATAAACCAGGAAGAATCTAAAGTATATTTAGGGTGGAAGCCCAACCATGAAGGTTCTTCAGAAGTTATAGATGCTAAAACTGGTGAGTATCTCCAAGCAAATGGAGATCCACTTGATGTTAAACAGTCCACCTTCAAAGAAATACCAGAAGGTGAAAAAGTCTTTGAAGCAGTGGAACCTATAAAAGGTGAACGCATTACGGCAGAACAAGCAGCAAATGTCGTCACAAATGCTGTAAATATTCCTGAAGGGAAACAACTCCAAAGAACTTCACTAAGAGAAGATGGTTCTTGGAATTACAAAAAGCCTGTATGGCATTTAACATGGATGGAGCCAGGAGCTTTTGGGTATGAAAATGAAGTTCGAGCTTATGTAGATGCTAAAACAGGACAACTAGTTGAAGTAACAACTCGTTCACTTCGCCCTGGAACAAATTCAATAGAGATTGATGAAGAGGAATCCCTTACAAAGGAAGAAATAACCCAACTTGCTCTTTCTAAAATTCAATCGCTATATCCAAATGCAACGGAAGAATTAAAGTGGAAACTGAATAAAGAAGCTAGCCTTTATTCAAGTCATGAAAACGTGGTTTCTTTCCAATTTCAACGCTATCTAAATGATATTCCAGTTCAAAATGATAGAGTTACAATGACTTATTCCCTCGATGGTGAACTAATTCATTATAATGTTCAGCAAACGCCACAACTAGAAGAAAAAGTCAGTGAACTGCAAGCAACAATTTCAAAGGGTGAGGCTAGGGAAACCTATTTGAAACATTTAAAGGCCGAACTTCAGTATAACCTTTTCCGTGAAGGGATCGGTGAAGATGGTACGGAACAAATTGATATGAAGCTTGTTTACAAAAGAACATTACAGGATGTTCCTCATCAGTATGTCGTTTTAGATGCCGAAACTGGTAAATGGAGATCACTCTATCGTAATAATGGAGTAGAGCAAACATATAATCAGCCTACAAATCTAAATGGTCACTGGGCTAAAGACGAACTAATGACATTGGCAAAACATAAAATTCTCCAAGTAAATGATGCAGGTGAAATAAATCCAAGTGATACAATCACATATGGTAAGTGGCTTCAAATGATATCAAAAGCCATCGAACCAAATTACAAACTTTATATGGAACGGAATATAGATCAAGAAGAAAGTATAAACAAAGAAAATGAGTTTTATGCAGCTCTTATGTTTGCAGATGGAAGAGAATGGCTAGACGAGGAGATTAGTCAAATCCCTGTTGAAAAAGTACTTACACGCGAACAACTAGCAGAGTCTGTCGTAAACATCCTTCAATATGATAAGATAGCCACCTTTATGAATCAGGAATCGAAATTTTCAGATATAACGAATAGTTCTAATAAAGGAGCTATTCATGTTGTTCAAACACTTGGCATTATGCAAGGAAACCATGGAAAGTTCTACCCTAATGCCAGTGTAACAAAAGCAGAAGCCGCAGTTGTTATGATGAGGATGGTTAAGCTTCAGGATAAATTAGATCAAGAAATAAGAGATGAACGTTATTAA
- the hpaD gene encoding 3,4-dihydroxyphenylacetate 2,3-dioxygenase has product MDFNIIRAARAVLHVQDLEASRKFYVDALGFIETESDDQHIYLRGLEEHNHHSLVLKKEKEPGIEVISYKVQSDGDLEILAKFFDDKGLKTKWVEEGKQKAMGRTLRIQDVSGLPVEFFAKMDVVERMLQRYDLYKGARVQRIDHFNCMVEDVQKAYDFYINELGFACSEYTSAEDNQIWAAWLHRKPSVHDVAFMNGNGPRLHHIGFWLGEPMSLIHTCDVLASMGYTASIERGPGRHGLSNAFFLYLRDPDGHRIELYNGDYLTSDPDFEPIRWDINDKRRQTFWGHEAPDCWFNEASHVLDIDSGKPIEIREPKLKKRKPTFVI; this is encoded by the coding sequence ATGGATTTTAACATTATTCGTGCTGCTCGAGCAGTGCTTCATGTTCAAGATTTAGAGGCCTCACGTAAGTTTTATGTAGATGCTTTAGGCTTTATCGAAACAGAGAGTGATGATCAGCATATTTATCTTCGAGGTTTAGAGGAACATAACCATCATAGTCTTGTATTGAAAAAAGAAAAGGAACCTGGTATTGAAGTGATCAGTTATAAGGTTCAATCCGATGGCGATTTAGAAATACTAGCTAAATTTTTCGATGACAAAGGCTTAAAGACCAAATGGGTAGAAGAAGGTAAACAAAAAGCAATGGGGAGAACGCTTCGAATTCAGGATGTTTCCGGTTTACCTGTTGAGTTTTTCGCTAAAATGGACGTTGTTGAGCGTATGCTTCAGCGCTATGACCTGTATAAGGGAGCTCGAGTACAACGAATTGACCACTTCAACTGTATGGTTGAGGATGTTCAAAAAGCATATGATTTTTATATTAATGAGCTCGGCTTCGCTTGCTCAGAATATACATCTGCAGAGGATAATCAAATTTGGGCTGCATGGTTGCACCGTAAACCAAGTGTACATGATGTTGCATTTATGAATGGTAATGGTCCAAGACTTCATCACATAGGCTTTTGGCTAGGTGAACCTATGAGTCTCATTCACACATGTGACGTATTAGCCTCTATGGGTTATACAGCTAGCATTGAACGAGGACCTGGGCGACATGGGTTATCTAATGCATTCTTCTTGTATTTAAGAGATCCAGACGGTCATAGAATTGAGTTATATAATGGGGATTACTTAACTAGTGATCCAGACTTCGAGCCCATTCGTTGGGATATCAATGATAAGCGTCGTCAAACATTCTGGGGGCACGAAGCACCTGATTGCTGGTTTAACGAAGCATCCCATGTATTAGATATCGATTCTGGAAAACCGATTGAAATTCGTGAACCAAAATTAAAGAAACGTAAGCCAACTTTTGTTATATAA